A window of Gloeothece verrucosa PCC 7822 genomic DNA:
CTTGAATGGGGTTGTTGAGTAGTTCATTAAGCGTTGGACCAGAAGTTAAGCTCCAGATACGCCTGCGTCCATCAAGGGTTCGGCTAACCCTTGTACCTTGCTGCCATCTTTTTCGTTTCTTTTTATGATAAGCAGCAATACCCGTGTAAGTTTTAAAGAAAGTTTTACGGAACCGGGAAGCCTCAGCCGCAGATAAATAAATCCCATAGTTGAATGCCGTACAAACTAAAAATTTCTTCACTCCCATGCCATAAATAAACCCGAAATTAACAATTTTACCTAGATAACGTTCCGAATCGGTGATTTGAGCCACAGGTTTGTTAAACAATTGCGCGGCGGTTAACTTATGGAGATCTTCCCCCTTTTGATAAGCTAACTGCATCAAAAGGTCCCCACTCGCTTTAGCCATAAGCCGCAATTCAATTTGACTATAATCTGCTTTAATGAGAACGTTTCCTTCTGTTGCCACAAAACAGCGACGAAACCGCGTATCTTTAGGAATATTCGTTAAATTAGCTCGATGACAACTAAAGCGTCCTGACTTTGTGCCCATTTGAAACCAATGCCCATGAACCCGCCCGCTAATTGCATGGATGTATTTAGGGAATCCCTCAATAAAGGTACTCATTAAAGTCGTGATGCTACGATAATCAAGAAGATTCCGTATGATAGGATGTTTTTCGGCTCTTAGAATCAGTTCGCTCGCATCGGTTGAGTTAACAGAAATGCCAATTTTTTTTAAAGCGGCGATCACTTGTTGGGGCGAACGTAAGTTAATGCTGGTTGTCTGTTGAGGCGCGTACTCTTCAAGAAGAGATAATTGTACCGGTTTCGGTTCTAACTCCAATTGAAGAGAAATAGTTTCGCTTAATAAGGTTTGTTGCTGCTGTAATTCGATTCCCAGCGAATGCCATTGTTCTAAATCCAATTTCAACCCATTTAATTCCATCTGAGCAACGAACTGAAGACAATTAAATTCGTCAAGGGCTGTCGAAAATAAGTTAGCTTTTTCTAATAAAAATATTAAGGTTTCATGAAGCGGTAAAACAATAGCAGCATCCGTCGCAGCATATTGTAATTGTTGGGCAGATAAGGTTTTTTTGTTCCAATTACTGGTTTGGAGAGACTTATCTAATTTAATATTGAGTAAGCTCAAAGCGATAGAAGAAAGACTAGATTTTTTTTTAAGCCGGCAATTAA
This region includes:
- a CDS encoding DNA polymerase, with the protein product MSLLNIKLDKSLQTSNWNKKTLSAQQLQYAATDAAIVLPLHETLIFLLEKANLFSTALDEFNCLQFVAQMELNGLKLDLEQWHSLGIELQQQQTLLSETISLQLELEPKPVQLSLLEEYAPQQTTSINLRSPQQVIAALKKIGISVNSTDASELILRAEKHPIIRNLLDYRSITTLMSTFIEGFPKYIHAISGRVHGHWFQMGTKSGRFSCHRANLTNIPKDTRFRRCFVATEGNVLIKADYSQIELRLMAKASGDLLMQLAYQKGEDLHKLTAAQLFNKPVAQITDSERYLGKIVNFGFIYGMGVKKFLVCTAFNYGIYLSAAEASRFRKTFFKTYTGIAAYHKKKRKRWQQGTRVSRTLDGRRRIWSLTSGPTLNELLNNPIQGTNAGILKRAIALLGGNLLEVYPSILLVAVIHDEIVLECPRDLAQNAAKILVRCMKQAAKPVLSPIPVQVDVKICKHWS